A genomic segment from Acidobacteriota bacterium encodes:
- a CDS encoding FAD binding domain-containing protein: protein MLGDPSFPAASQRFFQPSSIAEALALKGRLGKAASFLAGGTDLVVGVRKGRRQLDTLIDLSRVRGLDELEPSGDRLRIGAMCRLRRLESCSVDALAAACATVGGPQIRNLGTIGGQLDTASPAGDVSTALIALEAEVELASVDSGSRRLPLADFFLAPGKTDRADDEMIVAVEVPTNRRSSFYKIGKRNAVAISLVMAAASIGPAGDVALGLGCVAPKPLRPRRAEAHLRQAAVIDSTAMTEAARLVGEEVSPIDDHRGGAEYRRSMAVTLTHRLLSELIDITPGNA, encoded by the coding sequence ATGCTAGGAGATCCCTCGTTTCCCGCCGCCTCTCAGCGCTTTTTTCAGCCCAGCAGCATCGCCGAAGCGCTCGCCCTCAAGGGGCGCTTGGGAAAAGCCGCGAGCTTTCTCGCCGGCGGCACGGATCTGGTGGTGGGGGTGCGCAAAGGTCGTCGCCAGCTCGACACCTTGATCGATCTCAGCCGAGTCCGCGGCCTCGATGAGCTCGAGCCCAGCGGGGACCGCCTGAGGATCGGCGCCATGTGCCGCCTGCGCAGGCTCGAAAGCTGCTCTGTCGACGCCCTGGCTGCCGCCTGCGCCACCGTCGGCGGACCTCAGATTCGCAATCTGGGGACGATCGGCGGCCAGCTCGATACGGCCTCGCCGGCCGGCGACGTCTCCACCGCCCTGATCGCCCTCGAAGCCGAGGTCGAGCTGGCATCCGTCGACTCCGGTTCCCGACGCCTCCCCCTCGCCGACTTTTTCCTGGCGCCCGGCAAGACGGATCGCGCCGACGACGAGATGATCGTCGCCGTCGAGGTGCCGACGAACCGGCGCTCGTCTTTCTACAAGATCGGCAAGCGCAACGCCGTCGCCATCTCGCTGGTGATGGCCGCCGCCTCGATCGGCCCGGCGGGCGACGTCGCCCTCGGCCTCGGCTGTGTCGCGCCGAAGCCGCTACGACCGCGCCGGGCCGAGGCTCACCTCCGGCAGGCCGCGGTGATCGACTCCACCGCCATGACAGAAGCCGCCCGCCTGGTGGGCGAAGAAGTGAGCCCGATCGACGACCACCGCGGCGGCGCCGAGTACCGCCGCTCCATGGCCGTCACCTTGACCCACCGATTGCTCAGTGAGCTGATCGACATCACCCCGGGAAACGCCTGA
- a CDS encoding cyanophycinase, whose protein sequence is MTGRFQIALTLAMTLAPWLGPATLQGQSVGPPNGSLVAIGGGQISPEIYRKFIELAGGRDAPIVYIPSAVGLPEYGPDFAGWALAGFQAAGATNTRLLHAKDRAEADSEEFVEVIRRAAGVFFGGGRQWRLVDLYMGTESEAALRGVLERGGVIGGSSAGATILGSFLARGDTRGNMIMMGDHQEGLGYLKDVAIDQHLLRRNRHFDLLEIVEAHPEVLGIGLDEGAAIVVLRDRFEVMGGYVAIYDGRRSTAARGRSDKGFYFLAPGDQFELAGRVATRSSEGPQEFWLPQLEVEVEVEPALLRRWVGTYKAGERQLEIAIENGQLHLESVRRARRPLEATSESTFLDAANGQRLSFLQRDEGATLLRLGRGDGMEVLTRVDSP, encoded by the coding sequence ATGACAGGTCGCTTTCAGATCGCTCTTACGCTCGCCATGACCCTCGCCCCTTGGCTGGGCCCCGCGACCCTCCAGGGGCAATCGGTGGGACCGCCGAATGGCTCGCTGGTGGCCATCGGAGGCGGTCAGATCTCGCCTGAGATCTACCGCAAGTTCATCGAGCTCGCCGGTGGCCGCGATGCTCCGATCGTCTACATTCCCTCGGCCGTCGGCCTGCCGGAGTACGGGCCGGACTTCGCCGGCTGGGCTCTCGCCGGCTTCCAGGCCGCGGGTGCCACCAACACTCGGCTCCTGCACGCCAAGGATCGCGCCGAGGCCGACTCGGAAGAGTTCGTCGAGGTGATTCGGCGAGCCGCCGGCGTCTTTTTCGGTGGCGGTCGTCAGTGGCGTCTGGTCGACCTCTACATGGGGACCGAGAGCGAAGCCGCCTTGCGCGGCGTTCTCGAACGCGGTGGGGTGATCGGCGGCTCCTCGGCCGGGGCGACCATCCTGGGCTCCTTTCTGGCGCGCGGTGACACGCGCGGCAACATGATCATGATGGGCGATCACCAGGAAGGATTGGGTTACTTGAAGGACGTCGCCATCGATCAGCATCTGCTGCGCCGCAACCGCCATTTCGATCTCCTGGAGATCGTCGAGGCTCATCCCGAGGTTCTCGGCATCGGCCTCGACGAAGGGGCGGCGATCGTCGTCTTGCGCGACCGCTTCGAGGTCATGGGAGGTTACGTGGCGATTTACGACGGGCGCCGCTCGACCGCCGCCCGGGGGCGCTCCGACAAGGGTTTCTACTTCCTGGCTCCGGGTGACCAGTTCGAGCTCGCCGGCCGGGTGGCGACCCGCTCCTCGGAGGGACCGCAGGAGTTTTGGCTACCGCAGCTCGAGGTCGAGGTCGAGGTCGAGCCGGCTCTCCTGCGGCGTTGGGTGGGCACCTACAAGGCCGGCGAACGCCAGCTCGAAATCGCGATCGAGAACGGCCAGCTTCATCTCGAGTCCGTACGCCGTGCCCGGCGCCCCCTCGAGGCGACTTCGGAGAGCACCTTCCTGGATGCCGCCAACGGTCAGCGGCTGAGCTTCCTGCAGCGCGATGAAGGCGCCACGCTGCTCCGGCTCGGGCGCGGCGATGGGATGGAAGTTCTGACCCGGGTCGATTCGCCCTAG